ttgaaggtgacctacagttgttaatgtttgtgtcattttggtatcgtgtagagatttgtctcattggcagtcatactgcattgtctttttttacaatacgtaacaaatgttttatcataattGCTTGCCTGGCATGTATATATGATAATTCtcagaaaaaatgtgtttgtaaaacttacaattatattttcttttcttaaaacaatgTACATTGTAATAAGAAGACTGTTCAGATAAAGcgcgttatttttttatattaaaactatattttatgaATGTGAAATTGCCATATGTTTTTTAACTACAGTATTGTCATcttagcatatttttttttctttctttaaaacattcaaaatcattttttttaatcaagaaaTAGTGTAGTATGCAGTTAATACCTTTCTTTGTTATTGACAGGACCTTTGCCTCATAAAAGACCTTGTCTGGTGACCACCTTGCCATCACAAGACCACCTACACTAGGTCCACTGACTTCAGTCTCATCAGTCTGGACTGCTGGCTCAATAGTCTGGTCTTCAGACTCAAGGGTCTGGACTTCAGGCTCAGCAGTCTGAAAACATAATATGCATCAATAAGTAACAATcgaatataaaaatttgaactTAAGTTAAGGAAATAAGTAGCTTTTGAAACAACAGTAAGAAAATAAGTTGAAAGCATATCAAAACCTGAACTTAAAATAGCAGAAAACATGATCATgtcttttatgaaattttggggAAAATGATTCCCTCTAGATTTTACATTTACCCAGTTACATTTTCTGcattaattttaaacatgaaCAGGGCAAAAACTGTATTATAAcgaatttattattaaaaatatatctttatccTTTAAAAGGTGACATGAATGCTATCATACTTCTTAAACATGTCAAAAGTTttgattgatatgaaaagttgattgatatgaaaagtcgattgatatgaaaagttgatTGTTATgaaacattaattaaaaatgtcaattaaggtggtacctaacactttaactaaaattaatttgccttgtttaattttctttattaacgtttgacaaagtatttactttgaccctttaacaaaaatataaaaaaatcaaaagatttgaaccaaccgtttaaatcagaaaaattacactggttatatagcagtttgacaaaaacttCTTTTGATTCACGAGAAGCTTATATTCCCTTAAAAACACAACTTCATTtaaacgttctgctgattttacagagttatctccctgtagtgttaggtaccaccttaaaacatAACAATTCCTATTCATTCAATCATCTGATTTATCTGTGACATtattaagaaatataattaCCTCTGTCTCCTTTTCCTGACTCTTTTCCATCAGAATTACTGTCAGTCGCCGGTTTTCTGCTTGAAGTCTGTGAACTTCTCTTCTTAGTCTGACCAACTCTatctataaagaaaaaatataaatgaccaTCAACAATCTAATTTCCAAACTGTCTTACCTTGTTGGTGCATTTCTAACATATGTTTAATCATTCTTATCCATAAATAGCtgaaatatttctaaataaaaacttgaaactTGAAAGCTATATTTGCTTGCTTTTATGATCTAGCAATTCGAGCTCCAATCATATACTTAATAAGGATAACTTattaattgaaatatgaaaatactgTCTTTGAGCTTCACCTGCTCTTTTTATTGCTCTCAccatttacattttttagttctgattttgtatttttttccaaattgaaTGCAACAAATgtcttatttaaatataaggTATACCAAAATATAAGTATCATCTACTTAGTGagcttttctttctttcttttttttcaataatgttCTAAGACAGATAAAAAACATTCAGTGTATAATAATTACCTCTTTCATAGTAGAGTCTTCTTTCTCTTCCTCctaaaataaacgaaaaacgtTTTTTGTAGAACCAATTCTAAGAAATCATCaatagtaaaaaataatatcacctagataaaattgtttttaacctTCTTCAAATTGAAACTAATAATTCAAGAAATTTTCCCTGTCAGATATGCATAAAACAActtatttttaccaatttttctatATAATTAACTGATCCGCTTTTAAAGTTTACAGATTTCTCAAGTGCTTTTCATTACAACTTCATAATAAAGTactatttatttactttttaagtcCCACCAAAATATAAGACTGAACATTATTCATCTTAGCTgtctttaaacaaaatttgaaatatcatcAGGTCttgtttaattataaattagtTGAAATAGAAAGGCACTTATACAATAATTAATATACAGTGGGATAAATTGGCATCTGTGCTCATtaatatgtaacaaaacatttaaggatgtacttaggtgaggttaggtAAAAGttaagaaattaagaaattaaagttGATACTTTAAGCAGGTAGAGCATCAATTGAGGATAAAGATAAGACAAAAagattgataggtcatggacctccttttcgagatatttaaGATTGAAAATATGGCAGGAAAAGGCTGATttggacttttaccttatatttgcattggtattatttgggtctcaaaacaagagaaaaaaaataaagaatcttcttaaattttggtaaatgacctttcatgagctaataagtcttatatgaaaaaataagtgGGTGtaatggggcaaaatattttacattgtattgtatggaaaaacacaGAGGAGTCCAAACATTTGACACagattccaaaacctcacctaattACATCCTTAAGAAAATGAAATCGCATAATTCTtttcaaatacattgtattgagaattttattccatttttcaAGACATTTTGGGTATAATTTAGTTAAGTAGTACCTTAATTTCTTTAGCCTTGATTCGGAAATCAGAAAGACTGATTTCCCCATCATTTAGCTGGTTGAGAATCTGTAAGATCTTGTCTTCACTGTGTGCCCCCACCAAACACTGGAACACACCACCAGTCATCAGGGTCTTCTTGAAGCTGCAACGGACGTGTCCATCTTTAAAAGACTGGTCTAATTCTTCTACGAGGTCGAAGCAACTGGTGTTGGTAATGCTGCGACAAAAATCTGCTCTCTAAAAGAACTACCAAAAGGtccctaaaatataaaaatatgttgttaaatatctaaatatctaataatattttatagtaatAGATAATTTAATCTAAAATGTTACATCTCCTTTGatgataaaatcatataaatgaaTTTCATAAAAACCTTTAAAGATTTATACATATTAAAGCCACCataaggctattttttttttatacattcatATTTCCAAAGGGcataaaaagtcttttttaaataattgatcaGCACTGATTTTCAAATTCATCTAAGAGATTGCAAATATAAACCTATTATTTAAGTTTCTTGAATTCTGACAAGAATTTTCCATTTGACTGCACTAACAATGAAATTCtctatacatttatatttccatGGGACATTactcttttataaaaataattgatcatCACAGATTGTCAAACTAGTCATAGACATGGctgttataaacaaataatataattttcctaaaaaaagGATAAGAAGTGAAGTGATGAGAatgtaaatttttcattaaattattgtttcaaAGGGAAAAACtcttttataattaataaaacagCACTGTTTTTCAAACTGTTCAGTGACATTGCTAATATAAACCTATGAATAAGGgtatttctataaatttaaagtaaGCATGCAAAAGCACtgtatacaattatatttttggcCTACATATATTTTCCTAAACTATCTTTCTTAAGTGGTCTACAATGTTATATTGTttcatcaaaatgtaaaattaggagataactgtattgtattttaagcttggccttcgtaaaacatagattttactgtcgcaaattgagtttacctagcgACGCGGAGGATTGAAGGATAGCATAGAAACAAAGTCTTTATTAGGAACAAAGTGTTTATTAGGGAGATCACCAGACTGTGAAAATTTAGTATTAACTTAACATTCGAAAACAAACTAATTAGTTGCATCCTGAGAATCATAACATGTGGAATTATAATTGTTAGCTAGGCtagaaaaaggtaaaaacatcGTTTCAAAGGCTCGCGGGTACAAAACTTtcagtaaaaatattaaacatgtttttttttcaaaattttatttattacactacaAGTTATTACCATATGATATGGTACATAAATCAACCAAAAAGACTTTTTAAATGTacatatcattgaaaaagctacaaattatctccctttgatgctattttttttatttgatattgtttgaaaaacacctgtacataaactaaatatttgtaaaatttaagcaatttctGTTATTaggttttatgattttttttttatattgcttcCATTtcttagttcaacagaaaaaaaagacattaacaaaaaaatatgctgcttattataaatttaccaTTTTTTCTTTGTCATATTGGAGGACGTTCATGCATTTCTTTCTCCACTGCTGATTTCCTGTTGGAAGGAAGGTCATGCTTTGGTTCTGTGGGTGCTGTTCACgcattatctaaaaaaaaatgtaataatataatacataaacTTCAAGCGTAataatttgcattaaatatactttAATCAACAGCATCATACAACCTGTCCTGATgaataaaaacatgataaaaattcatATGATGTAGGTATTCAAGGAGCCTTTCAGAACTAGTGGCAACATTTTAATTTGAACTTCGATGAGGGTTTACAGTTAGATATCAACGACTTACTACGTCCGAGATCATCTAACGGTACTCCATCATCGAAGCTagcgggctgccaagctgaccaaactggccctgaaagcagccgttAGTGAAGAAGTAACACCAAattagtaaaaaacaaaatcaacccaacaaaaccaagatggcggcctccATTCGGCGTCCTTTGCTACCCGTTCCTGACCCACGgcacaaaatattcaaacgCTCACCAATCGCCTTCGGGCAccgagccgaccgtgcgagggctgaaaagccagtcaaggtcgttaaaaacttccatataTATGTCTCAATCATTGCAAAAAAGGTGACACGGGTGTAATCACAATAATTTGAATGTtggattttgaaatttattatataagttaaacaggattttttcttaatatcacaaactttaaaattgtattttagtctaaaatgacaaaatcgcaataataaatggcATGCACGCAATAacttctgaattaacagtactTTGATGCAAGCATACAAATATTGTACTATTATGAACAGACATTGAGAAAAGAAGCAAGTTAGGGAGATATTATGTGTTTGTGCTTAAGGGCATCGAATATAGCAAGAATTGTACACttgaaaaatctaatttgaAAAATGTCGCAGGAAATTTGCAGCAATAACGAAGAAAAAGTCTCCTAGCAACGTCGTGCACTTAAGCATGAATGTTGAGGTTACAAAGGGGGATTCAATTTATAGGATAAATCGCGTTCTTCATAGAATCCACCAcggtgacatatattttttatttgacatttggAGAAAGCATGACAAAATgcagtttatcatgtttatgcaggaaaatgataaaaatgacacttttagaaacactttttttccttatttgtgCCATATTtttgggatttatttttttcttattgtcaCTTATCACAGCTTCAAATTGAACCCAATCTTAATAATTTATGAAGAAGAATATTTGCTCCAACAATTTCATAACATTGCCtacctttttttacaaaattgcacaAATCCCCAATTTTTCTCAAAAGGGAGCTATGTGagctattttttattttgtgttttattttataacttcCCAAGGcctacaaaatatttcaaaactatagaaatgacattatatcgaAAACTGTATCGGACACCCTTAATTGCTTCTTTTTAtgaaagttatataaaaaagaacatgaagaagatgtggtatgattgccaatgagacaactatccacaaaagaccaacatgacacaaatattaaaatctataggtcactgtacggccttcaacaatgagcaaagcccataccgcatagtcagctataaaagtccctgataagacaatgtaaaacaattctaacgagaaaactaatggccttatttatgtaaaaaaatgaacgaaaaacaaatatgtttatttcctgCATTCAGCTGCCTTTGTACCATTAagaacacattttatttaaatgaaatatatgtttcCGATATGATACTTTGTTGGTTGATGCTTCCTAAAAGAGTTTGGTGTTTCAGGTTTTTCAAAGTGTGAATCAGAATTCAAGTTCAAAATGTTGTGCAATTTGAGGATTTACTTTATTgacaactattaaaaaaatatgttcttatTACAGATTATGTAGACAGAAGTATTATAAACACAACAACAAGGCACAGGAAGTTCCAGATCAATATCTGTCTCTCATCATAGATGGAATGGATCAAGCAAAGACAAATTTGCCAAGATTCCATATTATTACAAAGGTAATTCTAATTGCTTTCTGAAAGAggaaattattttatgaaacagCTGAATACTAGACACCAAATGATATAGTAGCAACTTTAAAGTAACAGTACtgtctttaacaatgagcataACCCATTACTCATCGAACCTACTATAGCCTTGCATTACTAAATGACTTTTATTATGTGCTCATACCAATTTGTATACAAATAGTAATAAATAGTTGTTTTATGATGATGGAACATGAATATGCTGTGATCTTTtccaagtacatgtacatgccaAATTTTATGGATTTAAACTCCAATCTTACTCAATGCACATTCAGTACATACTTGATAGGGCAGATGTATGATTGTAAAATGATCTTGTAAATAATTTCACATgtatataaagataattatgaagtttaaaaatttaataagcTAAATGAAAGTGCAAGTTGTGCATGGTGTCTTGGTAACTCATATTTTGAAGTtgattctttttctttaatttcttaattaaatcttataattttattttaggcaGATTGCAAGCTTTCCAAGATGCATCACCATCTTACAGGTGTACTGTGCAATTCTGGTGCTCTTCATCCCTATGCCTTCACCTGGACAGACCAATTTGCACCTGATGCAGATGTGACCATTAACTGCTTTATGAGAGTGCTGGATGACATATCAAAAGTAGgtgtcaatgataattcatttatatttggaTATGATCAAGGATGGAGACCTTTGAAGTCcattaattgatttttaagtCACCTTACCTTAAGATCAAGTGAAATATTCTCACCAGCACTTCTTGTCTGTggtattaaggtggtacctaacactacagggagataactctgtaaaatcagctaaacgtttaaAGTATggtgtgttgttaagggaaaaTAAGcctctcaatgatcaaaataagtgtttgtcaaacggctatataaccagtgtaatttttctcctaaaacagttggttcaaattttttaaagtttttatatttttgtgaaagggtcaaagtaaaaatacttcaaaatatcaagaaaattaaatgaaccaaattaattttagtcaaagtgttgggtaccaccttaagattACAATATCTTCTCTGAAACTTTAAAGTCAAATggaaccaaacttggcaacaattaTCACTATGgtagttaatttttaaaattcacaatttgaaaattttgtataattaacTTATTCAGTTATTGATCCATTTTTATTGTCTACTGAACCTCGGAAGGCATGTGTTTTAGAGCATAACTAGTATGGTGTTTTGTTGACATATATTTTGGTTTGTCTACATCTGCAACTAAAGTATAACAAAGTGTATTATAGGTATTACTATTTATGTAAAAACCTAAATATTTCAGAATGCTAAAGGCCTAGAGGCTGTATTCTTTGTAAACAGTTACTTATAGTTGTTGTAACAGTTCATATGAATTTTTACGGCTAGAAAACAATTAAGATTCCTTCATGCTAATATATAagcaatatttatttaatgtatAGAATGGAATGGTTGTAAAATGAACATATTGTTCTAGTAGATTTTATGTGACCTTAATATATCAGTAAACTTCATACAGCATACTTTTAAAAGAAGTATGTTACTGCTCAAAAACAGTTCTGACAAATTAGTTTTTTActaacaaattttttttgtgtttttttttcagaaaagaaACGGCTCTCTGCCACCCACATTGTATGTGCAAGCTGACAACTGTGCTAAAGACAATAAGAACAACTATGTCCTCATGTTTCTGTGCCAACTTGTAAAAGCaaagatatttaaaaaggtAATTATATACTTActggtatttatattttatcttttgcaATTACTTGAGGCAACCTTGAAACTTTACTTGACCCTTGGTTGATGTCATGTTAACTTGGGTAGGTTCTAAAGGTCAAACTAATGCGGTTTGGTTGTCACTCAAGTAACATTGACAGACTGTACTTACCCACAAAGGACGAATAAAAGTAGGCCTATGATTCTTTAAATGGAAATTTTTGAATTAAGGTAGTCATTCCAAAAAAAGAAGGGAGTTTTGAGGTCCATGGCTGATAAAACTAATATTTCACTAGTAAATCAAGACAGTTACAAGTCAAATACCTGAAAAACTATAGatataataattgtatattgcattggcacatctcatttccatggagatgaTAATACCAAAGCCCTCAGTTTTAtggtttattgactttgaaattctGCTAAGTTGACATgtattagtttgactgtccaaaaataaattaaacctgctttatatgaaatttttaaacgctatatatttgatgaccATGTTGAGCAGATGCTCATGTCAACCCTGTAAATATATGCTTTTCTGACTAAGTGGTCTGTTGGTAACCTGCTGTATTGGATCTGTTTTACATTCATCTTGATTATGCAGCAATGCCACACAattgttatctcccctttttattaaaataatgaaaacaacttCAAACATGGAAATCCAAATATAAATAACTTCCTCATTATTAAaagccgtacagtgacctatacaCAAGCAAAATTAACTCACAtcaatttcacgtgaatttaaattcatgtgaatctcaCTAAAACGAGCTTATACATGAAACTTGAGTGAAATTAGTTTTTTTGactttcatgtgaatttcacatgaaaatcaCGTAAACAAATTTCATGTGTAATTCACATGAAGTTTTAAAATAGAGTATTTCAAATAAcatccaaattttaaaatgtaatcaaaatcatgaaaaatattattttttgttgcaaattttacgtgaaattcatgtgaaaaatTTAACGTCAGATTCatgttctgttttatattgaacTTTATTATGTTACAATGtgtaaattctatttttttttttggcacaaTAGGTTAAAATGAGCTTTCTCATGGTTGGACATACGTACGAGGATATCGACCAGATGTTCAGCAGAATCAGCTCCAAATTAAACAGAACAAATGCACAAACTTTGCCAAAGTTGCACCAGGCAATACAAGAAAGCTTCCAACCTGAACCAGCTGTAGAGCACCTGCAGAGCCTTTGGCATTTTAAAGGACAGTACCAAGGTTTACCAAAACTCACTGGGATTAAGTGTCCacatgtttttaaattcaaacttgGACCAGATGATCTAGTCCATGCATCCATCAAAGATTGGCCTCTCAGTGAAGAGGCATATAGGACTATTATTGTGCCTCATATTCCaggtaggatttttttttactatttcatgtattaagtgtattaaaaaaaaagcatttggGTTTTAAGGTAGTTAATAATAACTTATCAAagaaatggtaggttataccTATTACAAATTATCAAAGTCCTTAACTACAGACTACAGTtaccctttttttatttttaaagaagacAGCTTTATTGATTGTGATAAAGGAGCCAACATATATACAAggcatttttaataaattataaaaatcttaaacaaattcaagattttaaagggcagataattctcaaaatataaaaaagatgtggtatgactgtaaatgagacaactgtcaacaagaCAATATAGTATAAAATGCCCTGAAATGacatatatgtaaaacaattcaaagaataaaaacaaatatgttacacatcaacaaactacaaccactgaattacaggctcttgacttagACAAGCATATAcatacattgattgattgattgttggttgcttaacgtccagtggcaaatatttcatgcatattcaggacgagaacaagttcacaataaatacaataggtaggttgatgtaatagaggccatctgggatgatggtcgggaaaatttggactgccacagGAAAATGAGGGAATATAGGATAGGGACAGAatttttgccttgcaacagacCACCTACGGatccctcaaagagttgttgcaagggttcttaacgtgcaaagagcgtggcactctctttacacgaggcatcggatttaacgtcccccttctgaccggacgtgactgcgaacttgatacatcccgcacagccaaacggacgccccacttcagcaagcgttttactgccggtcgggagaagaccaagtgaccatacttctataccccagtcacccttgggggtcATATACATACATAACCTGGGACATTGATGATGGTGTCCATTATTTAACTGACCTGGTTTAACATCAATataaacttaaagaaaaaatattctttgaaaTATGCTAAACTTTATATGATTCTCTGagtatatttaaatgttttttttatttgttttgccaaaaaatgaccgtcatggctaaaaaaaataaggccATTTTccagtttatattttcaaaacttaagcatatataatacaattgtaacACTAGGTAAATGTATTCTctaaatcaatttgaaattaggtaatactaaaattttcatcagaaaaaatcAACCCAtggaaatatataaattattattattttgtttcagaTTTCCCCAATATTCTTAATGTCATAGAGCCAAGAAGAGAAAAGGTTCTCCCTATATTGAGATCACTGCAGCAGGACATTCCAAAATACAAATCAGCTGGCCGTCTTGGGGAAGATGACGCTCTTTGGTGGACAAGATATCTGGAAGGGATCGAATTGAACGAAAGAACAGTACCATCTATTCCTCTGCCTAGTATTCTACCGAAATTCCGTGAAGATGCCAGACCAAGACCTTCAATCCTAGACAGTTCCCTGAGAGATGCTTTAAACcagcaaattttgaaactgCAACATGTGTCAGACCAAGACCTTCAATCCTAGACAGTTCCctgaaaatgatttaaaccagcaaattttgaaactgCAACATGTGTCCGTATTAACACTGAGTCGTCAAAGAATATCTTTGTAGACATTGCATATAATATGCTTTCAAATCTATCTCATCAAATTAGGCAAAGATGAAATGTTTCCTATTACATTACATGCCTAAAATGACATTTAGTTGATAGTAaggcaattttaaaaacattttattttataagaattattttcattttaattcttttCCAAAATTATGTGTCAACTTGCGCGGAATTCGTTACATGAATTATTAAATCAGGACAGCAAGACCCATGgacacatttctttttttgtaagaacaaattattcaaaacaCTTTTAAGACAGTGTCCAAGGAAAAACCTGGCAGTGGATGGCACATgacatatataattttgttttcatctatttcatattataaattcattctttctcaaagttaaattttgttttttattaactgcAACACATAAAGAGAAAAGAAATACATAGAAAGCActgaaaattaattgaaaaggggagataactcttcattttgaacaaattttgtTGCATTGTTAGTGAACTTTACAATCATATTCTGAGCCATCCACTGTtgattcaaaaatatctttgacatatatatccTTTGTATGATTGGAACCCAAATTTCAGTGgggaaaaaaattatgttgtgcCACCCATATCATAGGATTTGCCTGATATTAAATTGGACAGCCTCTCAATAGTATATCTTCTATCAAATGATTACTTTGCATGTGAAAATGTTATCTAATAATAATTGAGGATGGATTGCTGtatgcattttaatgttgtgtacatacataatatatattaaattattagggctattccagaaaacaTGTATGGTGGGGTTGGAAGGCAGTTTTCGTCGGCACCCGCCACccagacaattgtaattgaaaattatagTGCATTATATCAATCACCCATGTATTATTGATACAATGTGCCTTCCAACtccccatacattttttttggaatagCCCTTAGTAGTGTTTTTctaatatatgtataaatatttattgaattgCTCAAGTTTTGACAGTTAATAGTTGCTTTTCAATTGTGgttaatgatgtttttattttatgatcttGATACTGTGACTTCTTGGATATGGAATTTTTAAATTACGGTTTCCAAAACAATCTTCCTAAAAGTGTatgatgcatatatatatattgttaagggaaattttcaaattgtaagtaggaaTTAAAATCTCAGTTTTGAAGCCATACCTTTAATGTAGGCTTC
Above is a window of Mytilus trossulus isolate FHL-02 chromosome 4, PNRI_Mtr1.1.1.hap1, whole genome shotgun sequence DNA encoding:
- the LOC134716512 gene encoding uncharacterized protein LOC134716512; translation: MTGGVFQCLVGAHSEDKILQILNQLNDGEISLSDFRIKAKEIKEEEKEDSTMKEIELVRLRREVHRLQAENRRLTVILMEKSQEKETETAEPEVQTLESEDQTIEPAVQTDETEVSGPSVGGLVMARWSPDKVFYEAKVLSITKKGYTVKYTLDGYKRTYPQKYLKPL
- the LOC134716513 gene encoding uncharacterized protein LOC134716513; translation: MEPNLATIITMKRNGSLPPTLYVQADNCAKDNKNNYVLMFLCQLVKAKIFKKVKMSFLMVGHTYEDIDQMFSRISSKLNRTNAQTLPKLHQAIQESFQPEPAVEHLQSLWHFKGQYQGLPKLTGIKCPHVFKFKLGPDDLVHASIKDWPLSEEAYRTIIVPHIPDFPNILNVIEPRREKVLPILRSLQQDIPKYKSAGRLGEDDALWWTRYLEGIELNERTVPSIPLPSILPKFREDARPRPSILDSSLRDALNQQILKLQHVSDQDLQS